The Lentisphaerota bacterium genome segment ATGGACCATGTGTTGGGCATCAATGGCGCCGCAGAGCCGATCCCTGACCGCGCGTTGCTCGCCCATGACCAACGGCACCAGATCCCTGCCCTCGACGTCCTCCGGCGCCGCGATGCCGGCCAGGCGACAAAACGTGGGCAGCAGGTCGGCCAGTTCGATCAGCGCAGCGGATGCCGCTCCCGTATGGGCGCGCTGCAAGGCGCGGGGCGGGCGGATGAGGAAGGGGAGTCGCGCGGCCGAGTTGTAGAAACTGGATTTGGCGATGTCGTAGTGATCGCCCAGGTGTTCACCATGGTCGGTGGTGTAGATCACCCACAGGTCGTCCCAGAGGCCGTGCAATTGCAGATAGCCGAACAGCCGTCCGAGCTGGTGGTCAATGTTGGTGATCATGCCGTAGTACACGCCGCGAGCCTTGCGCAGTTCATCCCACCCCATGGGTTTGCTGTTGTAGGCTGTCCGATGGTTGAACTGCGCGACAGGACACGTCTCAGCGTCCTCCCATGTCCCGATGGCCGGCGCAGGGATAGGACTGTGGTCGTACATGCTGTAGAAGGGTTCGTGGATGGCGAACGGCGGATGCGGATCCACGAACGAACTCCAGAGGAAGAACGGGCGGTTCTTTTGGCGTTCGCGCACATACTCGATACAGTGGTCAACAATCCAGTCGGTGCCGTATAACTCGGGTGGGATCGGCGAGAGCGTCGGATGCAGCTCGTTGGCGCCGACGCCGAAGACATAGCCATCACGCCGGACGTGCAGTTGCTGCTCTCGTTTACAGCGTTCGATGGGAATGACGGTTTCGAAGCCGGCCTTGAACGAGGTGTCGGTGTGCCAGTGACGCTTGCCAACCAATGCGGTCTGATACCCCGCTTGCGTCATGAGACTGCCGAGGAAGGCGTCCGGGGCGCGCTGGATCCGGAACTTGTCTGCGTACTCTGGACAACCATAGGTTGACGACTTCACGCCTGTGATCATCGTCGTTCGCGCAGGGATGCAGACAGGGCAATCCGAGTACGCATTTTCGAAACGCACGCCCTCGTAAGCCAGTCGATCCAGATGAGGGGTTCTGACGCACGGGTGCCCCGCGCAGCCGAGGGTGTCCCAGCGATGCTGGTCTGCGGTGATGAACAGAATGTTGGGCTGTGATTGTGGCATGTCTTTCCTCATCGTGGCGCAGGTTCCAATCCGAGGCGGACGAACTGCTCCGGCGGCGCGTCGTTTTCTTTCATGCACTGGACGAGCTGTCGGGTCATCGTTTCCTCGATTGCCGGATCATGCAGGGGCATCTTCTGGCTCGGATCGGTATGGGTGTCAAACAGCAGGGTTCTCAACTCTCCCTCTTCCACCCAGGCTTTGCCGCTTTTAATCTTCATGGTCTGGCAACCCTTGGTGAACGAGAACGGCAACTGCAATCCTTCCATACCACGGAGTTCATCAATGAAGAAGGGTCTGCGCATGTGTGTGGGCATGAGCGTGTAGTTGTAGAGCGGGGAATTGTCGGGGTTGGCCGGGCCGCGCATATAGACATAACGGCCGTCGGTGCAGTTCACGTGCGCGCCGTGAAGCCCAAAGAGTCCGGCCTCGCGCACCGGCGTGTCGCTGACGATGGTCTCGCGAAGGGGTTTTCCCTGCATGTCTTTCGGCAGAGGCAGACCGAAATAGTCGAGGATCGTCGCCGGCAGATCGATCGTCTGAATCAGGCTCTTGCGACGCTCGCCCCGGATCTTCGAGCGGGGATCCCAGATGAAGAGCGGGGTGTTGGCGATTTCATTGTAGAATGGCATCCGGCATTTGCCCCACCAGTCATGTTCGCCAAGCAGGAAGCCGTGGTCGGTATTGACGATGAGCAGCGTGTCTTTCCAGAGATTGAGGCGGTCCATTTCGTCCAGCACACGACCGAGGTAATGGTCGCACATGGAGATGAGCGCGGCATTGACCATCTGGTAATGTTTGGACAGGCGTTCATCCCGGGCAGGCGAATAGTCGGGCCAGTCGTTCTGGAATTGGGTGAAGTCATAGTCGTAGAGCTTCTTGAAGCGCTCAGGGACAAAATAGGGCTCGTGCGGATCAAACGTTTCGATCTGGAGGAACCACGGGTCGTGCCGGGCGTTTCTGCGCATGAACTCGACACCCATGGCGACGGTCTTGGCCAACGGGAACTGCTCCTCTTCTGCCATGTAATGACGGTTGATGGAGTCTTGAAAACACCATTCGCCCCCTTTGTGCGGATTGTGATTGAAGATGGTCTGGTTCAGGTCGGCTTTCCATGGATCGCCTTCCTGACCCCGCGAGATGTCCCAGGTCTTGTAGCGGGTATGGTAGTTGCATCCGCCTTCCTCCCAGTAATGATAGTGGTCGCTGGCGAGGTGGCTCCAGATGCCGTTTTGCTTGAGGATTTCCGGCATGGAATCGTCGAACGGCTCGATGGGGCCCCAGCTCCGGTGCAGGAAGTTGTAGCGGCCGGTATGCAGCTCGCGCCGCGCAGGCATGCAGGGCATGCTGCCGACAAACGAGGTGTCGAACGTGGCGGTTCTTTCCGCGAGCCGCTTGAAGTTGGGCGCATGGACCCAGTCGCAACCGTAGGGCGGCAGCATGTGACGATTCAGCGAATCGAACATCAGCAGGATGGCTTTCATAGCATCTCCAGACTATCGCTGCTTATCCGGATCGGCGTACTGCAGAATGTGATCAATATCAGCCCCGACGTTGGGGCAGGGAGAATCCGCCTTGAGCTTGAACCCGCCAAGGTTCGCCAGTCCGATGGGCGATGTTGCGCCGCAGGGATTGACGAAGCCCGGATCCTTCGCCTCCGCGCCGGTTCCGGACGGGTTCTTTCCCTTGGGGGTATAGTAGTAGTCGCCCACGCTCACGACTTTGGCCTTGTTTGTAGAGAAACTGCCTTGAGTGGCCACGAGCAGATTGCTTCGCATCGTCTCCCCCCAAACCGCGTAGGTTCCTTTCAGGCCGTCACCTAGATAGAAGGTGTTGTTTTCAAAAGCGATGCCTTGATTGTTATTTTTGCTGCCAAACGGCTTTTCGTTGACGCTTACATTATGGCGCACGATACAATCCGGGTGCTTATGCCAACTCAGAATGAAACCGCCGCTGTTGTCGTGGCTGTAGTTGTACTGGATGATGGTTCTCTTCGACCAGCCGTCCACGTCGAAGCCCGCTGCATCGCCGTTCGGAAAATGCGCGTAGGCTTCGTTGTACTGGAACACGCAATCAATGTTTTTAAATCCGCCCCAGATCCCCGCCGAAACCTCCGTGGGCTTGGCATTATCCCGATAGCCACAGTGATGCGCCACGTTGTATTCACAAAGCCCCTTATAGGTTCCGCACATCTTGATGCCGTCTCCGGAGGCGTAGGCGATCCGGTTCTTCCGGATGCGAAGGTTGGTGATACAATCCGAGGTGTCATCCAGGTTGTATTTGTCCTTGCTGCCGGGCGGCGGCGGTTTGTTCCAACTGGACGTGGTGATGCCGCTACGGCCGGCATACTCGATCCGGTTGTTTTCGACCAGGACGTCGTCCCACAGCGTGCCGTTTTTGGCGGCCAGGCGGATGCCGCCCAGGTTCTTGTCGCCAGACTCGGCGGAGCAATTACTGTCGTCGCTGGTAATGTGGTGCACGTAGCAATTCCGGATGTAGATGTGGCTGTGTTTCTCGCCGCTGTTGTCCTGAACCAGAATGCCGTGGCTTTTTGTTTTCGTACCAAAGGCGTTGGTGATTTCCAGATTACCGACTTCGATCTGCCCGGTATCGTCAATCTGCAGCACCCCTTGGTAGTCGCTGAGCCCATTGCCATCCAGAATCGGCATCGCCCCTTCGCCGAAGGCGTCCACGATCACCGGTCGGCCCGGTAGTCCCTTTCCCTTGATCCGGAGTTGGCCCAGAAACCGTTTCCCGCGCTCCAGCAACACGCGGTCTCCCGGGCCGTAGACTCTGCTGGAAGCCTGAAGGAATTGTTCCTGGGTGGAGATGCGGTAGTCCTCAGCGTGAACGGCGTCGGCGAGCGACAAGAGGATGCCCAGCGCCAGAGACGCCGATAAGCCGGCGGATCGTGTTACCCAATGGTCCATAATCATTTCCCTTCGCCTTCGTTCATCGTGGCTTGTCTGGATCGGCGTGCTGCAGGATGTGATCAATGTCAGCCCCGACGTTGGGGCAGGGAGAATCCGCCTTGAGCTTGAATCCGCCGAGGTTGGCCAGGCCGATGGGCGATGTTGCGCCGCACGGATTGACGAAGCCCGGGTCCTTCGCCTCCGTTCCGGTCCCGGACGGGTTGTTGCCCTTGGGGGTATAGTAGTAGTCGCCCACGCTCGTCACGCTCGACTTGTTCGTAGAGAAACTGCCTTGAGTGGCCACGAGCAGGTTGCTTCGCATCGCCGCCCCCCAAACGCGATACGTTCCTTTCATGCCATCGCCGAGGTAGAAGGTGTTGTTTTCGAAGGCGAGTCCTGATGTACTACTAAAGCTGCCAAAGGGCTTCTCGTTGACGCTCACATTATGGCGGATGACACACTCCCGATTCGGGCCAAAGCTCAAGATGAATCCGCCGGCATTGTCATGACTGTAGTTGTACTGCATGATAGTGCCTTTGGACCACATATCCACGTCGAATCCGCCCGCATCACCATTCGGAAAATGCGCGTAAGCCTCATTGTATTGGAACACGCAATCAATGTTCTTGTTGGCACCCCAGATGGATGCCGAAACATCCGTGGGTTTGCCGTTTCCGGGGTAGCCGCAGTGATGCACCACGTTGTATTCGACAAGCCCCTTGTAGGCCATGCGCATGATGATGCCGTCTCCGGAGGCATAGGAGATCCGGTTCTTCCGAATACGCAGGTTGGTAATGCAATCCGAGGGGTCTTCCAGGTTGTGCCCCCCTTTCCCGGGCTTCTTCCCCGGTGGTGGCACGTTGGGTTTTGACCACCCGCCCGTTGTGATTCCGCTGCGTCCGGCATACTCGATCCGGTTGTTTTCGACCAGGATGTCGTCCCACAACGTTCCGTTTCCGGTAGTGAGATGGATGCCACCCAGGTTCTTGTCGCCAGACCCGGCCGTACAATTGCTGTCGTCGCTGGTGATGTGGTGTACGTAGCAGTCACGGATGTAGATGCGGCTGTGCTTCTCGCCGCTGTTGTCCTGAACCAGAATGCCGTAACTCTTGGTTTTGGTGCCAAAGGCGTTGGTGATTTCCAGGTTGCCGACTTCGATTTGCCCGGAATCGTCTATCTGCAACACCCCTTGGTAGTCGCTGAGCCCATTGCCATCCAGAATCGGCAACGGCCCTTCACCGAAGGCGTCTACGATCACCGGTTTATCGGGCAGTCCCTTCCCCTTGATCCGCAGTTGTCCAAGAAACCGTTTGCCCCGTTCCAGCAAGACGCGGTCTCCCGGACCATAGGTTCTTTCGGAGGCAGCCAGGAACTGATCCTGGGTAGAGATACGATAGTCCTCGGCGTGAACGGCGTCCGCGAGTGACAACAGGATGGTCAGCGCCAAGCAAGCCAACAAGCCGGCGGTTCGTGTTTGGTAGTGATGCATGGTCTTTTCTCCTTTAGGGTTTCAGGCATAGGGCGATCAAGTCATCCACATGCGCGGTTGCGAGACATTCTACTGTATCAGCGGCGCCGTAGTAAATCTTCACTTCTCCGCTCGGCTCCAGAATCATGCCGCCGGGGAAGAGAACATTCCCGCGAAACCCGTTTCGCTCATAGTCGGTTTCCGGCGCCAGTAAGGGTTCGCGCAGCATTCCCACCACCTTCCATGGGCATTCGAGATCGAGGAGCATCAGGCCGATGGTGTAGGTCTTGTGCCAAGCGGCGTGCCAGGCGGGAAGTTCCCGGCTCTTGTCAATGCTCACCGCATGGAAAGCCGTGAGCCAGCCTGCGCGCGTCTTGACCGGCGGCGCGCCGGGTCCGATCTTGGAGTTGGCCCACGGGACCTGCTCGGAGCCGAGGACCAATTGCGTGTTTCCCCAGTAGGCGCAGTCGGGCGAGTCGGAAAACCACAGGTCGAATTGCTCGGGCCCCCCGCGACCATAAATCGGGAACGGACGCTCCAGCCGGAGGAATTTACCGCCCACCTTTCCGGGAAATAGAACCATGTTTCGATTGTCAGGCGCCGAAAGGCTCAACACCTCCCAGCGATCAAAGTCGTCCGTAACCGCAATCCCCCCCCCGGATCCCATGCTTCGTGTCCACG includes the following:
- a CDS encoding right-handed parallel beta-helix repeat-containing protein, yielding MIMDHWVTRSAGLSASLALGILLSLADAVHAEDYRISTQEQFLQASSRVYGPGDRVLLERGKRFLGQLRIKGKGLPGRPVIVDAFGEGAMPILDGNGLSDYQGVLQIDDTGQIEVGNLEITNAFGTKTKSHGILVQDNSGEKHSHIYIRNCYVHHITSDDSNCSAESGDKNLGGIRLAAKNGTLWDDVLVENNRIEYAGRSGITTSSWNKPPPPGSKDKYNLDDTSDCITNLRIRKNRIAYASGDGIKMCGTYKGLCEYNVAHHCGYRDNAKPTEVSAGIWGGFKNIDCVFQYNEAYAHFPNGDAAGFDVDGWSKRTIIQYNYSHDNSGGFILSWHKHPDCIVRHNVSVNEKPFGSKNNNQGIAFENNTFYLGDGLKGTYAVWGETMRSNLLVATQGSFSTNKAKVVSVGDYYYTPKGKNPSGTGAEAKDPGFVNPCGATSPIGLANLGGFKLKADSPCPNVGADIDHILQYADPDKQR
- a CDS encoding sulfatase → MKAILLMFDSLNRHMLPPYGCDWVHAPNFKRLAERTATFDTSFVGSMPCMPARRELHTGRYNFLHRSWGPIEPFDDSMPEILKQNGIWSHLASDHYHYWEEGGCNYHTRYKTWDISRGQEGDPWKADLNQTIFNHNPHKGGEWCFQDSINRHYMAEEEQFPLAKTVAMGVEFMRRNARHDPWFLQIETFDPHEPYFVPERFKKLYDYDFTQFQNDWPDYSPARDERLSKHYQMVNAALISMCDHYLGRVLDEMDRLNLWKDTLLIVNTDHGFLLGEHDWWGKCRMPFYNEIANTPLFIWDPRSKIRGERRKSLIQTIDLPATILDYFGLPLPKDMQGKPLRETIVSDTPVREAGLFGLHGAHVNCTDGRYVYMRGPANPDNSPLYNYTLMPTHMRRPFFIDELRGMEGLQLPFSFTKGCQTMKIKSGKAWVEEGELRTLLFDTHTDPSQKMPLHDPAIEETMTRQLVQCMKENDAPPEQFVRLGLEPAPR